One window of the Oncorhynchus mykiss isolate Arlee chromosome 5, USDA_OmykA_1.1, whole genome shotgun sequence genome contains the following:
- the rnf180 gene encoding E3 ubiquitin-protein ligase RNF180, producing the protein MDNPGAVAMLRCRKCRKGFVDTTCLHPIVPDDDTTAAGTCSVWHMNVDTLPEWILTSVHQAQWTVGKLNCENCGARLGGFNFLNNTKCPCGQESTVHLSKSRVDQDHKRYLHVVRPQTTRGRGGPGCLKGEPVGSHSEQYRSEVGEDFLVGSQLCCTSVSRLNAESRPTTTHPDAFFQLADIRATQSVPLSSPSIVSHTKFGARGRLEPSCSSGSQTGPVEVTEGEVRTGTEQLPYSPVVSYTPHLFATSIIRSPTCLSRLTRESPGSRLLSLRGPGVSHIPGEQEEAVEEERRGTPTELQAQLVANNASPALQRFSKKEKNRLKSQRRKQRKKERWLHSQEQSVTGLLTDSEEVDREDYTCAVCLDVYFSPYSCHPCGHIFCEPCLRTLAKNRPANTPCPLCRTLISHTLFQKELNQTAKTFFPKVYHSRKHNFQKANYAKLPLPNCPKRFRIFWGYQGQVAPGRWWHFAPAGFALDALDLADMRGWFFDIDLVIIYIHSVNWILALLVLCFLAYFFLS; encoded by the exons ATAGTGCCTGATGATGACACAACGGCAGCAGGTACATGCAGCGTCTGGCACATGAACGTTGATACACTGCCAGAGTGGATACTGACGTCAGTTCACCAG GCCCAGTGGACAGTGGGGAAGCTGAACTGTGAGAACTGTGGTGCTCGCCTGGGTGGCTTCAACTTTCTCAACAACACCAAATGCCCATGTGGTCAGGAGTCCACCGTGCACCTTAGCAAGAGTCGGGTTGACCAGGACCACAAACGCTACCTTCATGTGGTCAGACCGCAGACGACGAGAGGTAGGGGAGGACCGGGCTGCCTGAAGGGCGAGCCGGTGGGTTCTCACAGTGAGCAGTACAGGTCAGAGGTCGGGGAGGACTTTCTTGTTGGCTCACAGCTCTGCTGTACTTCTGTGTCCCGCCTTAACGCTGAGAGCCGACCAACCACAACACACCCAGATGCCTTTTTCCAGTTGGCTGACATCAGAGCCACCCAATCAGTTCCATTGAGCTCCCCCAGCATTGTTTCTCATACAAAGTTTGGTGCGAGGGGCAGGTTGGAACCCTCCTGTAGCTCTGGCTCCCAGACTGGCCCTGTTGAAGTGACTGAGGGAGAGGTGAGGACTGGGACAGAGCAGCTGCCCTATTCACCTGTTGTGTCCTACACCCCTCATCTATTTGCAACTAGTATTATTAGGTCACCTACCTGCCTATCACGTCTGACTAGAGAGTCCCCTGGTTCTCGTCTTCTCTCCCTGAGAGGGCCAGGTGTCTCCCACATCCCTGGAGAGCAGGAGgaggccgtggaggaggagagaagaggaacccCCACAGAGCTCCAGGCCCAGCTAGTAGCCAACAATGCTTCTCCAGCCCTACAAAGGTTCAGCAAGAAAGAGAAGAACCGGCTGAAGAGCCAGAGGAGgaaacagaggaagaaagagcgCTGGCTCCACTCCCAGGAACAG AGTGTGACAGGGCTGCTAACAGACAGTgaggaggtggacagagaggactaCACCTGTGCTGTGTGCCTGGATgtctacttcagtccctatagCTGTCACCCCTGTGGCCACATCTTCTGTGAGCCCTGCCTCCGCACGCTGGCCAAGAACCGGCCAGCCAACACCCCCTGTCCCCTCTGCCGCACCCtcatctcacacacactcttccagAAAG AGCTCAACCAAACAGCTAAGACTTTTTTCCCGAAGGTCTACCACTCACGGAAACACAACTTTCAAAAAGCCAACTATGCTAAATTGCCTCTTCCCAACTGCCCAAAACGTTTCCGCATCTTTTGGG GGTACCAGGGGCAGGTGGCTCCAGGGAGGTGGTGGCACTTTGCCCCAGCAGGCTTCGCCCTGGATGCCCTGGACCTGGCCGACATGCGCGGCTGGTTCTTCGATATTGACCTGGTCATCATCTACATCCACTCTGTCAACTGGATACTGGCCCTGCTGGTTCTTTGCTTTCTGGCATACTTCTTCTTGTCTTGA